Within Deinococcus planocerae, the genomic segment CCCATTCGGAGATCCCCGAGTCAACGCCTCTTTCCGGCTCGTCGGGGCTTATCGCAGGTAAGCGCGTCCTTCATCGGCTCCAGTGCCAGGGCATCCACCGTGGACCCTTGTTCTCTTGACCATTCTGTCTCTGTCCTCAACCCGTTCTCCCACAGGGAGAGACGGGTGAATTCGTGCATTTCTCGCTCGCACCTTCGCTTGTCATGCTGCTCGCCTCAACCGAGGCTCAGAAAAGATACAGGCCCGCCCCCGTCTTGTCAACACCTCCACCGCCCCTCTTCAGGTCGGGCGACTGCCGGAAAGCACACCCCCGGCGCGGAGGCCGGGGATATTGTCTGAGCGCCGCGAAGAGAGGGGTCAGCGTTGCAGCAGCACCGTCTCCTGGACCCGGAGGCCCTGGGCCAGGGCGTCACGGGCGTGCTGGCGGGCGGCGTTGAGGTCGTGGTCGCGGTAGTTGCCGCACTCGAGTTCGCTGACCCCGGGAATGGGACGGTCGTGAGCCTCGGTGTCGCGCAGGGCCGCCTCGAAGGCGCGCAGGACGCCCTGCTCATCGGGCTCGCCGATGACAGCCATGTACATGCCGGTGCGGCAGCCCATCGGAGAGACGTCCACCACATGGTCGAGGTGGTCGCGCAGATACCCCGCGAGCAGGTGTTCGAGCGTGTGGATGGCCGCCGGGTCGATGGCCCCCCGGTTGGGTTGCAGCAGCCGCAGGTCGTACTTGCTGATGCTGTCGCCGCGCGGGGTGGTTTTCACGCCTGCCAGCCGGACGTAGGGGGCGTGCACTCTGGTGTGGTCGAGGTCGAAAGACTCCACGTTTGCCATACCCTCCATTGTCGGGGGCTCCCGGGCAGACAATGTGAGGGCTGCGGGCGGGTCCACTCGGCAGAGGTGACCTGTCTCCCTATACTTCCCGGGTGCCGACCCTGCTCGACCGCACGCGCCCCTTCCCCGTCTGGGTGCCTCTCCTGATTGCCGCCCTCCTGGTCGCCGCCGATCAGGGTCTCAAGGCGTGGGCGCTCGCCAACCTGACCTACGGGGCGGCGCCCGTCGCCTTCCTGCCGGGCCTGCTGGAGTGGCAGCTCACCTTCAACACGGGCGCGGCGTGGAGCCTCTTTTCGGGCTCCGCCGTGCCGCTGGCCCTGGCGCGGCTGGCCGTGGGCGTGGGCCTGCTCGTCTACGTCACCGTGCGTCCGCAGGGCCGCTTTCTGACGGTCGTGCTCAGCATAATCGCCGCCGGGGCCATCGGCAACACCATCGACGGGCTGCGGCAGGGCAAGGTGACCGACATGCTGCACGCCCCTCCGCTGAGTGCGGTCACCCGGGCCGTGGGTGCCGGGGACTTCCCGATCTTCAACATCGCGGATTCCT encodes:
- a CDS encoding S-ribosylhomocysteine lyase codes for the protein MANVESFDLDHTRVHAPYVRLAGVKTTPRGDSISKYDLRLLQPNRGAIDPAAIHTLEHLLAGYLRDHLDHVVDVSPMGCRTGMYMAVIGEPDEQGVLRAFEAALRDTEAHDRPIPGVSELECGNYRDHDLNAARQHARDALAQGLRVQETVLLQR
- the lspA gene encoding signal peptidase II codes for the protein MPTLLDRTRPFPVWVPLLIAALLVAADQGLKAWALANLTYGAAPVAFLPGLLEWQLTFNTGAAWSLFSGSAVPLALARLAVGVGLLVYVTVRPQGRFLTVVLSIIAAGAIGNTIDGLRQGKVTDMLHAPPLSAVTRAVGAGDFPIFNIADSCVVVGTLLLLIASVVQDRKRKV